The genomic segment TAATGGCGTCCGAACTCGATCTTGAAGTCGACAAGGCGGATGCCGATGCCCGCAAACAGGCCGGTCATGAAGTCGTTGACGCGTAAGGACAGCGCCATCATGTCGTCGATTTCCTGAGGGGCCGCCCAGTTGAACGCGGTGATGTGCTCTTCGGAGACTATCGGATCGCCGAGCTCGTCGGACTTGTAGTAGAATTCCACGATCGAGCGCGGCAGCGGCGTGCCCTCCTCGAGCCCGAGCCGCTTGGCGATGGAGCCGGCCGCGACATTGCGCACCACGACCTCCACGGGGATGATCTCCACCTCGCGGATGAGTTGCTCGCGCATGTTGAGGCGACGCAGGAAGTGGGTCGGGATACCGATCTCGTTGAGCTTGGTGAAGATGAACTCCGAGATGCGGTTGTTGATGACCCCCTTGCCCTCGATGATCTCGTGCTTTTCGTTGTTGAAGGCCGTCGTGTCGTCCTTGAAATGCTGGACCAGCGTGCCGGGCTCCGGCCCCTCATAGAGAATCTTGGCCTTGCCCTCATAGATGCGGCGACGGCGATGGTTCATAACAGTTTCCTCGAGACTGGAATGCCGCCAGCGCGCTCCCCGGGCATCGGCCCGGCAGCGTAACGCTGGCGATACGATCGGCTCATGAAGATGATGTCGATTCGCTTTCCTGATGCCTGACCCGGCAAAAATACTCCACGCGACCGCATTGCACAACGTAACTGGCCCCGCACGGCCGGAATGTCAATGCGCGGGGCCGCCGCACGATGCGGGTTTCGAGGCGTTTCGAGGGGTGTGCGGGCACCTGCGCTGTTGATTTGACGCTGTCCCGCCGCTATGGCTAGCTCTTGACCCCTCGGGAAGGGCTGGAGGCTCGCGAAACGCCGTCGGCGCCTTTACCGGACACGGGATTAGGGATGATCGGGACTGTTCAAGGAGACGAGGCCCCATGAGCACCTTCGACAAGCGCGAAGAAGGGTTCGAGCGTCGGTTCGTGCATGACGAGGAGCTGCGGTTCAAGGCAACGGCGCGGCGCAACAAGCTGCTCGGCCTGTGGGCGGCGGGCAAGCTCGGCCTTGCCGGCACGGAGGCGGAGGACTACGCGAAGTCGGTGGTGCGCGCCGATTTCGAGGAGCCGGGCGACGAGGACGTGTTCCGCAAGATCCGCAAGGACTTCGACGAAAAGGGCGTCGAGCAGTCCGACCACCAGATCCGGCGGACCATGGACGAGCTGATGCAGACCGCCGTAGAGCAGGTCCGCAGCGAGGCCTGACGGGGCACGCCCCGCGCCGGCCGGCTCACCTTAGGGAACATTTCGGGAGGGGGACGCCATGTCCGCACAGACCTTGCGCGACCGGCTTGCGGGTGGGCGCCCGCTCTTCATGTCGTGGTCCATGCTGCCCGGCACGCTCGGTGCGGAGCTTCTGGCCCAGCAGCCGTGGGATGCCTGCGTGATCGACATGCAGCACGGGCTGATCGGCTATCAGGAAGCCCGCGACATGGCCGCGACGGTCATGGCGCTCGACAAACCCACAGTGGTGCGCGTGCCGGTCGGGGCCCATGGCCTTATGGGCCGGGTGCTCGATATCGGGGTGGAAGGGCTCATCGCGCCCATGGTCAA from the Kaustia mangrovi genome contains:
- the purC gene encoding phosphoribosylaminoimidazolesuccinocarboxamide synthase; the protein is MNHRRRRIYEGKAKILYEGPEPGTLVQHFKDDTTAFNNEKHEIIEGKGVINNRISEFIFTKLNEIGIPTHFLRRLNMREQLIREVEIIPVEVVVRNVAAGSIAKRLGLEEGTPLPRSIVEFYYKSDELGDPIVSEEHITAFNWAAPQEIDDMMALSLRVNDFMTGLFAGIGIRLVDFKIEFGRHYEGEMMRVVLADEISPDSCRLWDIKTADKLDKDRFRQSLGGLMEAYQEVARRLGILAESDPGDRSRPVLVKSDR
- a CDS encoding DUF1476 domain-containing protein, whose amino-acid sequence is MSTFDKREEGFERRFVHDEELRFKATARRNKLLGLWAAGKLGLAGTEAEDYAKSVVRADFEEPGDEDVFRKIRKDFDEKGVEQSDHQIRRTMDELMQTAVEQVRSEA